A section of the Salmo trutta chromosome 4, fSalTru1.1, whole genome shotgun sequence genome encodes:
- the snapc5 gene encoding snRNA-activating protein complex subunit 5 yields the protein MLSRLQELKKEEETLLKIKVMLQDQLNRLKFEEGALKSIINAQTDEGPSQPASPPEVPLNLDDEAVINQTKLLLSGPVDYHIEEEEEEEEEDDEEEEEEDDDNNELEAVPEEDEEEDDDYY from the exons ATGTTGAGTCGTCTACAGGAGCTGAAGAAGGAAGAGGAGACTCTCCTAAAGATTAAAGTTATGCTGCAGGACCAGCTCAACAGACTCAAG tttgaaGAAGGGGCCCTAAAGTCCATCATCAACGCTCAGACAGACGAAGGTCCTTCACAACCTGCCAGTCCTCCTGAG GTTCCTCTGAACCTGGATGACGAAGCAGTGATCAACCAGACCAAACTGCTGCTGAGTGGTCCTGTAGACTACCacatagaggaggaagaggaggaggaggaagaggatgatgaggaggaggaggaggaggacgacgaCAACAATGAGCTTGAAGCAGTGCCTgaggaagacgaggaggaggacGACGATTATTACTGA